A region from the Cytophagia bacterium CHB2 genome encodes:
- a CDS encoding class I SAM-dependent methyltransferase, producing YYPADYYSFTQLPGAKNYNPAQKVMKKLRDRYAVRGRGMLGKRLYRRFPNENLLSLSGIENLRKDARILDVGCGAGVLLWDLRNLGFMNTMGVDPFLEKDLEFANGLRILKQTFFEVGGTWDLIMFHHVLEHLADPLETLQHTARLLSPNGTCLIRTPTVSSYAWEHYGVNWVQLDAPRHLFIHSEKSIELLANQAGLKLTKTRYDSSDFQFWGSEQYCKDIPLMSGKSYMVNRETTLFSKQEIASFKARAERLNAEKRGDSAVYYFSRVE from the coding sequence AATATTATCCCGCAGATTACTACAGCTTCACGCAATTGCCGGGCGCCAAGAACTATAACCCGGCGCAAAAGGTGATGAAAAAACTCCGGGATCGTTATGCCGTGCGCGGCAGAGGAATGCTCGGCAAGCGGCTGTATCGGAGGTTCCCGAATGAGAATTTACTCAGCCTGTCCGGCATCGAAAATTTAAGAAAAGATGCGAGAATTTTGGACGTCGGCTGCGGCGCCGGTGTTTTGCTGTGGGATTTGAGAAATCTCGGTTTTATGAACACGATGGGAGTCGATCCCTTTTTGGAAAAGGATCTCGAATTCGCCAACGGGCTGCGCATCCTCAAACAAACGTTTTTTGAAGTGGGTGGAACCTGGGATCTCATCATGTTTCACCACGTTCTGGAACATCTGGCAGATCCGCTAGAAACATTGCAACACACCGCGCGCTTGTTGTCTCCAAACGGGACCTGCCTGATCCGCACGCCGACGGTGTCATCCTATGCCTGGGAGCATTATGGCGTGAACTGGGTGCAACTGGATGCGCCGCGGCATCTTTTCATTCATTCCGAGAAAAGCATCGAATTACTGGCGAATCAGGCCGGGCTGAAACTGACGAAAACACGGTATGACTCCAGTGATTTTCAGTTTTGGGGCAGCGAACAATATTGCAAAGACATACCTTTGATGTCGGGCAAATCATACATGGTTAACCGGGAAACAACGCTTTTTTCAAAACAGGAAATCGCGAGCTTCAAGGCGCGGGCGGAAAGATTGAACGCTGAAAAGCGCGGCGATTCTGCCGTGTACTATTTTTCCAGAGTCGAATAG